The following coding sequences are from one Gossypium raimondii isolate GPD5lz chromosome 4, ASM2569854v1, whole genome shotgun sequence window:
- the LOC105780144 gene encoding uncharacterized protein LOC105780144 — protein sequence MWKFVSHLPKFAAMNLMILFLFSSLFIKAFSLKPEPAKNNAQITVMGLVYCDICSNNSFSRHSYFLPGAEVQIACNFRAFVPKTREQVSFSVNRTTDKHGVYRLEIPSVDGIACAEAAIASSCQASLVGTSSTSCNIPGHRSTTDQIAIKSRHPNLCIYSLTALSFRPSKRNVALCGK from the exons ATGTGGAAGTTTGTCTCTCATCTCCCAAAATTTGCTGCCATGAACCTAATGAttctcttccttttttcttctctgTTCATTAAGGCATTCTCTTTGAAACCTGAGCCAGCAAAAAATAATGCCCAGATCACTGTCATGGGCCTTGTTTATTGTGACATTTGCTCCAACAACAGCTTCTCCAGACACAGCTACTTCTTACCAG GTGCAGAAGTTCAAATAGCCTGCAACTTCAGGGCATTTGTTCCAAAAACAAGAGAACAAGTATCATTCTCAGTCAACAGAACTACAGATAAACATGGAGTTTACAGGTTGGAAATACCATCAGTTGATGGGATCGCATGTGCAGAGGCAGCCATTGCATCATCTTGCCAGGCAAGCTTAGTTGGGACCTCATCTACTTCATGCAACATTCCTGGTCACAGAAGCACCACTGATCAGATAGCTATCAAATCCAGACACCCCAATCTCTGCATTTACAGCCTAACTGCGTTGAG